Proteins encoded in a region of the Vitis riparia cultivar Riparia Gloire de Montpellier isolate 1030 chromosome 7, EGFV_Vit.rip_1.0, whole genome shotgun sequence genome:
- the LOC117918984 gene encoding hyoscyamine 6-dioxygenase-like, which produces MEKLVSSWSINVQSLPENYVLPPGQRPGKLIVPPCKSLPVVDLGKATSPDRAETIQKILEASWEFGFFQVINHGVSDNLINESRSIFSEFFNMPAEDKASLYSTDIDKSCILYTSNLNYDIEEVHLWRDNLKHPCHPLEEYVQFWPEKPTKYREIVGPFSVEVRKLSLEILDLISEGLGLEQGYFGGELSKRQLLSVNHYPRCPDPSLTLGLPKHIDPGLIAVLLQGDVDGLQVYKDGQWLGVEPLPYAFVINIGHQLQVISNGKLRGAEHRVVTNPREARTTTTTFINPSPDCVIQPAEALVNASNPPLYKAFKFIDFFKNFTAATGNPETALNPYKLQV; this is translated from the exons ATGGAAAAACTTGTTTCAAGCTGGTCTATTAATGTTCAATCCTTGCCTGAAAATTATGTTCTTCCACCAGGGCAAAGACCTGGGAAGCTCATTGTTCCTCCTTGCAAAAGCCTTCCTGTGGTTGATCTTGGGAAAGCAACGAGCCCTGATCGAGCTGAAACAATCCAGAAAATTTTGGAAGCCAGCTGGGAATTTGGATTCTTTCAG GTGATCAACCATGGGGTTTCAGATAATCTAATAAATGAGAGCAGGAGCATATTCAGTGAGTTCTTCAACATGCCGGCTGAAGACAAGGCAAGCCTTTACTCCACCGACATAGACAAAAGTTGCATTCTATACACAAGCAATTTAAACTATGACATTGAAGAGGTGCACTTGTGGAGGGATAATCTAAAACACCCTTGTCATCCTTTAGAAGAATATGTGCAGTTTTGGCCTGAAAAGCCCACTAAATATCG AGAAATTGTTGGGCCTTTTTCAGTTGAAGTAAGGAAGTTGAGCTTGGAGATTTTGGATCTGATCAGTGAAGGACTAGGATTGGAACAGGGCTATTTTGGAGGTGAACTTAGCAAAAGACAGTTACTGTCAGTGAATCATTATCCGCGGTGCCCAGACCCAAGTTTGACCCTGGGATTACCTAAACACATTGACCCTGGCCTCATAGCCGTTCTGCTTCAAGGGGATGTGGATGGGCTTCAAGTTTATAAAGATGGGCAATGGCTGGGCGTTGAGCCTCTTCCATACGCTTTTGTTATTAACATTGGCCACCAGTTACAG GTTATCAGTAATGGGAAGCTAAGAGGCGCTGAGCACCGGGTGGTGACAAATCCAAGGGAAGCTCGGACAACTACTACCACCTTCATAAACCCTTCTCCTGATTGTGTCATCCAGCCTGCAGAAGCTCTGGTGAATGCAAGCAATCCCCCGCTCTACAAGGCCTTTAAATTCATAGACTTCTTTAAAAACTTCACAGCCGCGACTGGTAACCCTGAAACTGCCCTCAACCCATACAAGCTCCAAGTTTAA